In Corythoichthys intestinalis isolate RoL2023-P3 chromosome 11, ASM3026506v1, whole genome shotgun sequence, a single genomic region encodes these proteins:
- the aldob gene encoding fructose-bisphosphate aldolase B, whose protein sequence is MARQFPSLSPAQKKELSEIAQKIVFPGKGILAADESTGTMGKRLQNINVENTEENRRCFRDLLFTSADPVPDSIGGVILFHETLYQKSDSGKPFPQVIKERGIVVGIKVDKGTAALNGTDGETTTQGLDGLSERCAQYKKDGCDFAKWRCVLKISDSCPTPLAIAENANVLARYASICQQNGLVPIVEPEILPDGAHDLQRCQYVTEKVLAAVYKALSDHHVYLEGTLLKPNMVTAGHSCTQKFTPQEVAMATVTALRRTVPAAVPGICFLSGGQSEEEASLNLNAINQVPLHRPWKLTFSYGRALQASTLAAWQGKAANKAAAQEVFCKRAKINGQAAKGEYKATGSADQASMQSLHTSNYVY, encoded by the exons ATGGCTCGCCAATTCCCGTCTCTCTCCCCTGCTCAGAAGAAGGAGCTCTCTGAAATCGCCCAGAAGATTGTGTTCCCGGGGAAGGGAATCCTAGCAGCAGATGAGTCGACCG GCACTATGGGAAAGCGTCTCCAGAATATCAACGTGGAAAACACCGAGGAAAACCGTCGATGCTTCCGCGACCTCCTCTTTACATCTGCCGACCCGGTCCCTGACTCAATCGGAGGGGTCATTCTGTTCCACGAGACGCTTTACCAGAAGTCAGACAGCGGGAAGCCCTTCCCCCAAGTCATCAAAGAAAGGGGCATTGTTGTAGGCATCAAG GTGGACAAGGGCACAGCTGCTTTAAACGGAACGGATGGCGAGACAACCACGCAAG GTCTCGACGGCCTCTCGGAGCGCTGCGCCCAGTACAAGAAGGACGGCTGCGACTTTGCCAAGTGGAGGTGTGTGCTGAAGATCTCTGACAGCTGCCCCACACCTCTTGCCATCGCTGAGAATGCCAACGTACTGGCCAGATATGCTAGCATCTGCCAACAG AATGGACTGGTGCCTATTGTGGAACCAGAGATTCTTCCTGATGGTGCCCATGACTTGCAGCGATGCCAGTATGTCACAGAAAAG GTTCTGGCTGCCGTGTACAAGGCGCTGTCTGATCACCACGTGTACCTGGAGGGAACGCTGCTGAAGCCCAACATGGTTACCGCCGGACACTCCTGCACCCAGAAGTTCACGCCTCAGGAGGTCGCCATGGCTACCGTGACGGCTCTGAGGCGCACTGTGCCAGCCGCGGTGCCGG GTATTTGCTTCCTCTCCGGGGGCCAGAGCGAGGAGGAAGCCTCACTCAACTTGAACGCAATCAACCAGGTGCCGCTGCATCGCCCCTGGAAGCTCACTTTCTCGTACGGCCGTGCGCTGCAGGCGTCCACCCTCGCAGCCTGGCAAGGCAAAGCTGCCAACAAGGCTGCCGCACAGGAAGTTTTCTGCAAAAGGGCTAAG ATCAATGGCCAGGCTGCTAAAGGGGAGTACAAGGCCACAGGCTCAGCCGACCAGGCCTCCATGCAGTCTCTGCACACCAGCAACTACGTCTATTAA